Part of the Spirochaeta cellobiosiphila DSM 17781 genome, CAAAAAAAACACTGATCCAATAATAGAATATATGAAGAATCCTTCACCTGAAGGATCATTAATATTAACTTCTAACCAACCAGGAATTGATAAGAAGATTGAAAAAGTATTCAAGAATAAAAAGATTTTTTGGGAAATGTTCGAGAATCAAAAATTAGGTTGGGTACAAAATTTCTTTAAGAAAAACAACTACACCATCACAAATGAGGCAGCAGAACTCATTCTTGATCTTGTTGAAAATAATACTGAAGCTCTCAAAAGAGAATGCCAGTCACTTATCTTGTTTTTACCAGTATCAACAGAGATAAATGTATCGACTATAGAAAAATATATCTATCATAGTAAAGAAGAAAATGTTTTCACATTATTCGAAAAAATAGCTTCCTCAGATTTAGAAGGAGCATTAGAAATCTATAAAAAGATAAGACTGTCCGGGGATTCTAATCCAGTACAGATATTAAGTGGTCTGACTTGGCAAATACGTAAT contains:
- the holA gene encoding DNA polymerase III subunit delta, giving the protein MANWLLLGPEEGEKHEFINTIVLSLETEHGGSLERYKFYPSETDFNEVISLLKNGSLFSPHKLVIIDQAHDIKGKKNTDPIIEYMKNPSPEGSLILTSNQPGIDKKIEKVFKNKKIFWEMFENQKLGWVQNFFKKNNYTITNEAAELILDLVENNTEALKRECQSLILFLPVSTEINVSTIEKYIYHSKEENVFTLFEKIASSDLEGALEIYKKIRLSGDSNPVQILSGLTWQIRNLLKIQYQRRNGFQLKEIFPQLGIRSKKNQSVYTKGIQNYRIVDLEKIIALASEFDLRLKGSRIELGICQMELLIYYIIINKGRKLSA